Part of the Kineococcus aurantiacus genome, GACGTTGACCATCCAGTCGACCCCGAAGCGGTCGGTGAGGGCGCCGTACAGGTCGCCCCACACCTGCTTCTCCAGCGGGGTCGTGACCTCCCCGCCCTCGGCCAGGCCCGCGAAGAACCGCTCCGCCGTCGGCACGTCGTCCCCGAACAGGCACAGGGCGACGTTGCCGCCGGTCTTCGCGGACATCCCGGCCATGGCGTCGGAGACCATGAGCGTCAGGCCGGAGGGGGTGTCGAGCTGGCCGTGCATGACGGCGTCGGGGTCGACGCCCTCCCCGCCGCCGAACTCGCCGAACGTGGAGATCGCCACCTCCCCGCCGAAGACGGACCGGTAGTGCTCCAGCGCCTGGCGGGCGGTGCCGGGCAGGCAGACGTAGGGGCTGAGGCGAGTGGTCACGGGAACCTCCTGGGGACTCCTGGGGACGCGGCGCGGCCCGGCCGGGCCGACACCCTGCTGACCCGGCGTCGCCGCCGGACTCATCGGTGCCCGTCCGCGCCCGCCCTCAGGGGCGCTCGACGAGCGCGCGCAGCGCCTCCCCGACGGCGGTGAGGTGGGCGCGCATGGCGTCGGCCGCGGCGTCGTAGTCGCGCGTGGCGATGGCCTCGACGATCGCGGCGTGCTCGACGTCGGAGCGGTGGCGGCGGTCCGGCAGCAGGTTCAGGGCCTGGGACTGCGCGGTGGAGGCCTCCCGGACGGCGGCCAGCACCGACTCCAGGACGCGGTTGCGGGAGGCCTGGGCGACCAGGCCGTGCAGCCGGCCGTCGAGGGCGGCCCACTCCTGCGGGTCGGGTTCGCCCGTCATGGCCTCGATGAGGACGCGGTTGCGGGAGGCCTGGGCGACCAGGCCGTGCAGCCGGCCGTCGAGGGCGGCCCACTCCTGCGGGTCGGGTTCGCCCGTCATGGCCTCGATGAGCCCGCGCAGCTCGGCGAGCTCGGAGTCGGTGTGCCGGACGGCGGCCCAGCCGGCGGCGGGGACCTCCACGAGCGGGCGGGCCTCCAGCAGCTCGGAGGCGGCGAAGGTGCCGAACACGGGGTCCTTCTCGACCCGGTCGCGGACGACGAAGGACCCCAGGCCGGTGCGGGGCTCGGTCAGGCCCAGCGCGTGGCAGGAGCGCAGGGCCTCGCGGACCACGGAGCGGGAGACGCCGTGCCGCTCCGACAGCGCCGCCTCCGACGGCAGCCGGGTCCCCACGGGCAGCTCCCCGCCGAGGATGGCGTCGCGCAGGTCGGCGAAGACGGCCTCGGCCGCCCCGACGCGGGTCACCGTCGGGGTGCGTTCGGCCCACGTGCTCACGCGGCCATGGTGTCACTTGACGCGGTGCGGAGGGGTCCTCCATCCTCGGGTCACCTGTCAGACAGCCAGACAGGTCCAGCGAAGGGACCCGATGTCGTGACCCCCACCGCCACCTCCCCGACCCGCACCGAGCACGACCTGCTCGGCGAACGGGAGGTGCCCACCGACGCCTACTGGGGCATCCACACCCTGCGGGCCGTC contains:
- a CDS encoding VOC family protein; the protein is MTTRLSPYVCLPGTARQALEHYRSVFGGEVAISTFGEFGGGEGVDPDAVMHGQLDTPSGLTLMVSDAMAGMSAKTGGNVALCLFGDDVPTAERFFAGLAEGGEVTTPLEKQVWGDLYGALTDRFGVDWMVNVSPSA
- a CDS encoding FCD domain-containing protein, with amino-acid sequence MSTWAERTPTVTRVGAAEAVFADLRDAILGGELPVGTRLPSEAALSERHGVSRSVVREALRSCHALGLTEPRTGLGSFVVRDRVEKDPVFGTFAASELLEARPLVEVPAAGWAAVRHTDSELAELRGLIEAMTGEPDPQEWAALDGRLHGLVAQASRNRVLIEAMTGEPDPQEWAALDGRLHGLVAQASRNRVLESVLAAVREASTAQSQALNLLPDRRHRSDVEHAAIVEAIATRDYDAAADAMRAHLTAVGEALRALVERP